Proteins found in one Lactiplantibacillus paraplantarum genomic segment:
- a CDS encoding VirD4-like conjugal transfer protein, CD1115 family has protein sequence MIQHGQAFQDPTHLGLTWSRVLDWTKAWPGNQLNNPWLIWGLLLGVIALSLSWYRIIRSYQSYNGFEKGAETFSSPDQLKKEYELIPDRNKSFPGYGGIPLVHYNRPVGSLIQSASYSPLFQKTKKKLAERFTLLPSGTYGIDQTTVNSLIYGITRSGKGVTEVEPLIDILSRAEKQASMEVNDPKLELFTKSKRMLERRGYRVYVLNLQNMAKSMSYNPLQVVVDYARRGYYDEAQREANRISSAIYQSNDDGGNSKFWNNSSVNLLNALILSQLDMAVRHNSWNRVTMNNIYRELTELGGQEIQDDAGLLTTRLSYYFKKMAQIKNKTQLQEMALEAFQQSNFAGDETAGNIYASMMEGIKIYQQRDIAQLTSMNSLDFRTMAFPRRLRVGFGQQLSLQTVYVIFYDDKGNEIEQRSQMIDRLGFLDFPIKAKLPRKYRIKIDFNHDLTDPELRKYHYCYQGTIKTHKRSPLDKGFKEAGKVTLEPLQSVILNDEEQQITFDYSEQPVALFLGTPPHNPSYNQLVSFAIDQSFNQMYQMALDNEKKCYTRVHFIIDEGGNLPKIQDLPTKFSIGLGSELLFDWVLQNKAQLRINYTKEEAETIISNCGNTLYILSKDKETAQEISDEVGHTTVNVMGHQLQGNVAELNGLNSNLDAVPVISMEELLRLRTGEMVVVRSTARTDQRGRIIRANPIFDTGKTRMPASWQFLNQTLDNKATIYDINVNTPHKRLMLKSLQYDYASDENDSELNQMIQLANEAPTRSAQVITEPATTASEELRQQLAQEKDWGALQKQLMACVDYQSSAYGEIRDLAVDAVASYVLAHLKLYEKCIRKRVS, from the coding sequence CTTTTGTTAGGCGTTATCGCGTTAAGTTTAAGCTGGTATCGGATTATTCGGTCTTATCAAAGCTATAACGGCTTTGAAAAGGGCGCTGAAACCTTTAGTTCTCCTGATCAATTGAAGAAAGAATATGAGCTAATACCCGATAGAAATAAGAGCTTCCCTGGATATGGTGGAATACCGTTGGTTCATTACAATCGACCAGTTGGTTCACTGATTCAAAGTGCAAGCTATAGTCCTCTTTTCCAAAAGACAAAGAAAAAATTAGCTGAAAGATTCACCCTATTGCCGTCTGGCACATATGGGATTGATCAAACGACGGTTAACAGCTTGATTTATGGGATCACGCGATCGGGGAAAGGCGTAACGGAAGTGGAACCCTTAATTGATATTCTTTCTCGGGCAGAGAAGCAAGCCTCAATGGAAGTTAATGATCCCAAGCTGGAATTATTCACTAAGTCGAAGAGAATGCTAGAAAGACGCGGCTATCGGGTATATGTACTAAATTTGCAAAATATGGCCAAATCGATGTCTTATAACCCACTGCAAGTTGTGGTAGATTACGCTAGAAGAGGGTATTATGATGAAGCCCAACGAGAAGCTAACCGCATCTCTTCAGCTATCTATCAGAGTAATGATGATGGTGGGAATAGTAAATTTTGGAATAATTCTTCAGTAAACTTGTTAAATGCTCTAATTCTTAGTCAGTTGGATATGGCTGTTCGCCATAACTCGTGGAACCGCGTCACGATGAATAATATTTATCGGGAGCTGACGGAATTAGGTGGGCAAGAGATTCAGGACGATGCTGGTTTGTTAACGACCAGGTTATCGTATTACTTCAAAAAGATGGCTCAAATAAAAAATAAAACACAGTTGCAAGAGATGGCATTAGAAGCTTTTCAGCAATCAAATTTTGCAGGTGACGAAACGGCCGGCAATATTTACGCTTCAATGATGGAGGGCATTAAGATTTATCAACAACGTGATATTGCTCAGCTGACTTCCATGAATTCATTAGACTTTCGTACTATGGCCTTTCCACGTAGGCTTAGAGTGGGATTTGGTCAGCAATTGTCACTGCAAACGGTTTACGTTATATTTTATGACGATAAGGGTAACGAGATTGAACAACGCTCTCAAATGATTGATAGGCTGGGATTTCTCGATTTTCCAATCAAAGCAAAATTGCCTCGCAAATATCGAATCAAAATAGATTTCAATCATGATCTAACTGACCCTGAGCTCAGAAAGTATCACTACTGTTATCAAGGTACTATCAAGACCCACAAACGTTCACCTTTAGATAAAGGGTTCAAAGAAGCTGGAAAGGTAACCTTAGAACCCCTTCAATCAGTAATACTAAACGATGAGGAACAACAAATTACATTCGACTATTCTGAACAACCAGTGGCTCTCTTTCTAGGAACACCGCCACACAATCCTTCTTATAACCAACTCGTGTCTTTCGCTATTGACCAAAGTTTTAACCAGATGTATCAAATGGCCTTAGATAATGAAAAAAAGTGTTATACAAGAGTTCATTTTATAATCGATGAGGGTGGGAATTTACCTAAAATTCAAGATCTACCAACAAAATTTTCAATTGGTTTAGGATCAGAGTTGTTATTCGATTGGGTTTTACAAAACAAAGCCCAACTCAGAATCAATTATACGAAAGAAGAAGCTGAGACAATTATTAGCAATTGTGGGAATACCTTGTATATCCTTTCCAAGGATAAGGAAACGGCTCAGGAGATTAGTGATGAAGTGGGCCACACGACTGTCAATGTTATGGGGCACCAGTTACAAGGTAATGTGGCTGAATTGAATGGCCTCAATAGTAATTTAGATGCGGTGCCAGTTATATCGATGGAAGAATTATTACGACTAAGAACTGGAGAAATGGTTGTAGTTCGTTCGACTGCAAGGACGGACCAAAGGGGACGTATCATTCGGGCTAATCCGATATTCGATACCGGCAAGACTAGAATGCCGGCAAGTTGGCAGTTTTTAAATCAAACTTTAGATAACAAGGCAACAATTTATGATATTAATGTTAATACACCACATAAACGACTTATGCTAAAATCCCTGCAATATGACTATGCTAGTGATGAAAATGACAGTGAGCTAAATCAAATGATTCAGTTGGCTAATGAAGCCCCAACTCGTTCAGCACAAGTGATAACTGAGCCAGCGACGACAGCTAGCGAAGAACTTAGACAGCAATTGGCGCAAGAGAAGGATTGGGGCGCCTTGCAAAAACAGTTAATGGCTTGTGTTGACTATCAGTCATCAGCATATGGTGAAATTAGGGATTTGGCAGTTGATGCAGTCGCTAGCTATGTATTGGCCCATTTAAAGCTATACGAAAAATGTATTCGTAAAAGGGTGAGCTAG